From Mustela erminea isolate mMusErm1 chromosome 1, mMusErm1.Pri, whole genome shotgun sequence, a single genomic window includes:
- the MEX3D gene encoding RNA-binding protein MEX3D produces MPGSTGQPDGGGGDPSPRPPPPPPPLPPPPPPLPEGAEEEAAPDDAAAAAAALRLALDQLSGLGLGGAGGPDEEGAGGGDGAVAAAAGGADGGAAAEPAPPDGPEAGAPAVAEAVAPGSLALLEPDVSPPPPPRQSPPDVFAGFAPHPAALGPPTLLAEQMSVIGSRKKSVNMTECVPVPSSEHVAEIVGRQGCKIKALRAKTNTYIKTPVRGEEPVFIVTGRKEDVEMAKREILSAAEHFSVIRATRSKAGGLPGAAQGPPNLPGQTTIQVRVPYRVVGLVVGPKGATIKRIQQRTHTYIVTPGRDKEPVFAVTGMPENVDRAREEIETHITLRTGAFADAGPDSDFHANGTDVCPDLLGTAAGLWAKAPNPGRRPPAPAAGLRGDGALGASGGPDAFYAGGRGGPPGPDAGPASPYGGSGNGGFTFGGDGPGAPSGPPAPEDCDFGFDFLALDLTVPAAATIWAPFERAAPLPAFSSCSAVNGAPAPPAPGARRSSGAGTPRHSPTLPEPGGLALELPLARRGAPDPVGALAWRPAQGALSSFSGVGAGFPAATSLPSGSSASACPALDSGVPEGGRKAPAAAPSAAPTPTPTPAAPAPSSARECVVCAEGEVMAALVPCGHNLFCMDCAVRICGKSEPECPACRTPATQAIRVETAARRHLSS; encoded by the exons cccgcccccgcccccgccgctgccgccgccgccgccgcccctgcCCGAGGGCGCAGAGGAGGAGGCCGCGCCCGACgacgcggccgccgccgccgccgcgctgcGCCTGGCGCTGGACCAGCTctcggggctggggctggggggcgcgGGCGGCCCGGACGAGGagggggcgggcggcggcgacggcgcggtggcggcggcggcgggcggcgcggacggcggggcggcggcggagCCCGCGCCCCCCGACGGGCCGGAGGCGGGCGCGCCCGCGGTGGCCGAGGCCGTGGCGCCGGGCTCGCTGGCGCTGCTGGAGCCCGACGTgagcccgccgccgccgccccggcaGTCGCCGCCCGACGTGTTCGCCGGCTTCGCGCCCCACCCCGCGGCCCTGGGCCCCCCGACGCTGCTGGCCGAGCAGATGAGCGTGATCGGCAGCCGCAAGAAGAGCGTGAACATGACCGAGTGCGTGCCCGTGCCCAGCTCCGAGCACGTCGCCGAGATCGTGGGTCGCCAGG gCTGCAAGATCAAGGCTCTGCGCGCCAAGACAAACACGTACATCAAGACTCCGGTGCGCGGGGAGGAGCCGGTGTTTATCGTGACCGGCCGCAAGGAGGACGTGGAGATGGCCAAGCGGGAGATCCTGTCCGCCGCCGAGCACTTCTCCGTGATCCGCGCCACGCGCAGCAAGGCCGGCGGGCTGCCCGGCGCCGCGCAGGGGCCGCCCAACCTGCCCGGACAGACCACCATCCAGGTGCGCGTGCCCTACCGCGTGGTGGGGCTGGTGGTGGGGCCCAAGGGCGCCACGATCAAGCGCATCCAGCAGCGGACGCACACGTACATCGTGACGCCCGGGCGCGACAAGGAGCCGGTGTTCGCCGTGACGGGCATGCCCGAGAACGTGGACCGCGCGCGCGAGGAGATAGAGACGCACATCACGCTGCGCACCGGCGCCTTCGCCGACGCGGGCCCCGACAGCGACTTCCACGCCAACGGCACCGACGTCTGTCCGGACCTGCTCGGGACGGCCGCCGGCCTCTGGGCCAAGGCCCCCAACCCCGGCCGCCGGCCCCCCGCGCCCGCAGCCGGCCTCCGCGGGGACGGGGCCCTGGGCGCCTCCGGGGGCCCCGATGCCTTCTATGCGGGGGGCCGCGGGGGGCCGCCGGGGCCCGATGCGGGCCCCGCCAGCCCCTACGGAGGCTCGGGCAACGGGGGCTTCACCTTTGGCGGGGACGGCCCGGGGGCCCCATCGGGGCCGCCCGCCCCCGAGGACTGTGACTTTGGCTTCGACTTCCTGGCGCTGGACCTGACCGTGCCCGCCGCCGCCACCATCTGGGCGCCCTTCGAGCGGGCCGCGCCGCTGCCCGCCTTCAGCAGCTGCTCGGCCGTCAACGgggcccccgcgccccccgcccccggcgcccGGCGCAGCAGCGGGGCCGGCACGCCGCGCCACTCGCCCACGCTGCCCGAGCCCGGCGGCCTGGCCCTGGAGCTCCCGCTGGCCCGCCGCGGCGCGCCCGACCCGGTGGGCGCCCTGGCCTGGCGGCCGGCGCAGGGCGCACTGTCGTCCTTCTCCGGCGTCGGCGCCGGCTTCCCCGCGGCCACCTCGCTGCCCAGCGGCTCCTCGGCCTCCGCGTGCCCCGCCCTGGACTCCGGAGTCCCCGAGGGCGGCCGCAAGGCCCCCGCGGCCGCACCGTCTGCCgccccgaccccgaccccgacccctGCCGCGCCCGCCCCGTCCTCGGCGCGGGAGTGCGTGGTGTGCGCCGAGGGCGAGGTGATGGCCGCGCTGGTCCCCTGCGGCCACAACCTCTTCTGCATGGACTGCGCCGTCCGCATCTGCGGCAAGAGCGAGCCCGAGTGCCCGGCCTGCCGCACGCCCGCCACCCAGGCCATTC GCGTGGAGACGGCTGCCCGGCGGCATCTCAGTTCCTAA